The following are encoded in a window of Paenibacillaceae bacterium GAS479 genomic DNA:
- a CDS encoding S-layer homology domain-containing protein — MKKLVTKKTAALLVFMMVVSALSPILAFAASGFDKLSSKDSRVTGTVYVDRDTYVNGDVYVDGQNRISIQVYGEGATEPTTVYATYSTYTDGQYIYNIDSTVTNSAYYTLQYSDKSAVNGVVYKRVDNSYTTGPGGPGGYYPPTTGEIVGADGKVNRDLLITALKANENARIKTTTDTVYLPADALLNGKTLTIYNDAGVSITLPLSALKLAELAKSLGVELKDLVIRVEMKKLTGDAAKAVSDAISAIGASQLADAYDFRVVAVGGGKEIAIEKFGQLVSRTIPLTSAATKNAAGVMFNPTAKELSFVPSTFATENNKTIATLKRDGASIYTVIQGKTARFNDVLPFWAKDHIANLSEKLIVEGTGKNLFEPKRSINRAEFAALVIRSLGVQPVTSSTYKFNDVVSSKWYAGTVAAAAEIGLVLGDDKGNFNPNAPITRKEVAAIVVRASEYAGKSVKLTDAEATAALAGFKDTANLGWAKAEVAAAVKAGLVLGQSKTQIAGNAFANRAEAATLIARYLPNAGLSN, encoded by the coding sequence ATGAAAAAGCTTGTAACCAAAAAGACTGCGGCTTTGCTCGTGTTCATGATGGTTGTATCCGCACTTTCTCCAATCCTGGCTTTTGCAGCCTCTGGATTTGATAAGCTTTCCTCTAAGGACAGCAGAGTAACGGGTACTGTATACGTTGATCGTGACACTTACGTGAACGGCGATGTATATGTAGATGGTCAAAACCGTATTTCGATCCAAGTATACGGCGAAGGCGCAACTGAACCTACCACGGTTTATGCAACGTACAGTACATACACCGACGGTCAATACATCTACAACATTGATTCCACGGTTACTAACTCGGCTTACTACACCCTGCAATACTCTGACAAGAGTGCTGTGAATGGTGTTGTATACAAACGAGTTGATAACAGCTACACTACTGGTCCTGGTGGGCCTGGAGGTTACTATCCTCCAACTACCGGTGAGATCGTTGGTGCAGACGGCAAAGTTAACCGCGACCTGTTGATCACAGCTCTGAAGGCAAATGAAAACGCCCGTATCAAAACGACTACGGACACGGTTTATCTGCCTGCTGACGCGCTGCTGAATGGCAAAACGCTGACCATCTACAACGATGCAGGCGTATCCATCACGCTTCCACTTTCCGCACTGAAACTGGCTGAACTGGCTAAATCCCTCGGGGTTGAGCTCAAGGATCTGGTTATCCGTGTAGAAATGAAAAAGCTGACGGGTGATGCTGCGAAAGCAGTATCTGATGCTATCAGCGCCATCGGCGCTAGCCAACTTGCTGATGCTTACGACTTCCGTGTCGTAGCTGTAGGCGGTGGCAAAGAGATCGCGATTGAGAAGTTCGGACAACTCGTATCCCGTACGATTCCTCTGACTTCCGCTGCCACGAAAAATGCAGCAGGCGTTATGTTCAACCCGACTGCGAAAGAGCTGAGCTTCGTGCCTAGCACATTCGCAACGGAAAACAACAAAACGATTGCTACACTGAAACGTGACGGTGCATCCATCTACACTGTGATCCAAGGTAAAACAGCACGTTTCAACGATGTGCTGCCATTCTGGGCCAAAGATCACATTGCGAACCTGTCCGAGAAATTGATCGTTGAAGGCACTGGCAAGAACTTGTTCGAGCCAAAGCGCAGCATCAACCGTGCAGAATTCGCAGCGCTGGTTATCCGTTCGCTCGGAGTTCAACCTGTAACGTCGTCGACCTACAAGTTCAATGACGTTGTCTCTTCCAAATGGTATGCTGGTACAGTAGCTGCTGCTGCTGAGATCGGTCTGGTACTTGGTGATGACAAAGGAAACTTCAACCCGAACGCGCCAATCACGCGTAAAGAGGTAGCTGCTATCGTCGTTCGCGCGTCGGAGTATGCCGGAAAATCCGTTAAACTGACAGATGCGGAAGCAACTGCAGCCCTGGCTGGATTCAAGGACACTGCTAACCTCGGATGGGCAAAAGCTGAAGTAGCGGCTGCTGTCAAAGCTGGTCTGGTTCTTGGTCAATCCAAGACTCAAATCGCTGGCAACGCCTTCGCTAACCGTGCTGAAGCGGCAACGCTGATCGCACGTTACCTGCCTAACGCTGGTCTCTCGAACTAA
- a CDS encoding Heat induced stress protein YflT has protein sequence MAVRYVGIFENDRQAMRALEELQDAGYSRDELSVLTRDREHYEGVLDESGTMAPEGIAAGVTTGGLAGGTVGLLAGLGALAIPGVGPLLAAGPILAALGGAAVGASALGIVGGLVGMGFAESDAERFEKEVQEGRILVFAETAPEDARDVKAIMNQAGAVRTERIDDSVPRSVQDATIL, from the coding sequence ATGGCAGTACGTTACGTAGGAATTTTCGAAAATGACAGACAGGCCATGCGCGCGCTTGAGGAGCTGCAGGACGCAGGTTACTCCAGGGACGAGTTGTCCGTATTGACTCGTGACCGCGAGCACTACGAAGGCGTGCTGGACGAGTCCGGCACGATGGCGCCGGAGGGTATTGCTGCCGGCGTGACGACAGGCGGCCTGGCGGGAGGAACGGTAGGGCTGCTGGCGGGCTTGGGTGCTTTGGCGATCCCAGGCGTAGGTCCGCTGCTCGCTGCGGGACCAATCCTGGCGGCACTCGGCGGTGCTGCCGTAGGTGCCAGCGCTCTGGGCATCGTCGGCGGTCTTGTCGGCATGGGATTTGCCGAAAGCGATGCTGAACGCTTTGAGAAGGAAGTGCAGGAGGGACGCATTCTGGTGTTTGCCGAGACGGCTCCCGAGGATGCTCGCGATGTGAAAGCCATCATGAACCAAGCAGGTGCAGTGCGCACCGAACGTATCGATGACAGTGTTCCGCGCTCCGTCCAGGATGCCACGATCCTCTAA
- a CDS encoding glutaminyl-tRNA synthetase: MDTKNPPVSNFIRAIIVDDVESGRTQQVATRFPPEPNGYLHIGHAKSICLNFEVADEFRGRTNLRFDDTNPVKEDTEYVDSIQEDVRWLGFQWEELRFASDYFEEFYERALLLIRKGLAYVDDSTPEEMRELRGTLTQRGTNSPYRDRSVEENLDLFTRMRAGEFPNGARVLRAKIDMSSPNITLRDPVLYRISHAHHHRTGDAWCIYPMYDFAHPLSDAIEGITHSICTLEFEDHRPLYDWTIEHCEMEARPRQYEFGRLNLTNTVMSKRKLKQLVDEGVVDGWDDPRMPTISGLRRKGFTPEAIVTFCREIGVARACSVVDEQMLEHFIREDLKLKAPRTMAVVRPLKVVITNYPEGQVEWLEAENNNENEAMGTRQIPFSREIYIEQDDFMENPPAKYFRLFPGNEVRLKHAYFIKCEEVIKNESGEVVELRCTYDVETKSGSGFTGRKVKGTLHWVEASHAVPAEFRHFEPLIASEAEGDDKSFLECINPNSLQVLDGFVEPEMKNAAASDKFQFFRHGYYSVDPKFTNSDRPVFNRVVSLKSSFDPSKA, encoded by the coding sequence ATGGATACGAAGAATCCTCCGGTTTCTAATTTCATTCGCGCAATTATTGTTGACGACGTGGAGAGCGGCCGCACGCAGCAAGTCGCTACGCGATTTCCGCCAGAGCCGAACGGCTATTTGCATATTGGTCATGCCAAATCCATCTGCCTGAACTTCGAGGTTGCCGATGAATTCCGCGGACGCACGAATCTGCGTTTTGACGATACGAACCCGGTCAAAGAAGATACGGAGTATGTCGATTCCATTCAGGAGGATGTTCGCTGGCTCGGCTTCCAGTGGGAGGAGCTTCGCTTCGCTTCGGATTACTTTGAGGAGTTCTATGAGCGTGCGCTTTTGCTTATTCGCAAAGGCCTTGCCTACGTCGATGATTCAACGCCGGAAGAGATGAGAGAACTGCGTGGAACGCTGACGCAACGCGGCACCAACAGTCCTTATCGCGACCGTAGCGTTGAAGAGAATTTGGACTTGTTCACACGTATGCGTGCTGGCGAGTTCCCGAATGGAGCGCGGGTGCTGCGCGCCAAGATCGATATGAGCTCGCCCAATATTACGCTGCGCGACCCGGTGCTGTATCGAATTTCGCATGCGCATCATCATCGTACCGGTGATGCTTGGTGCATTTATCCGATGTATGATTTCGCTCATCCGCTAAGCGATGCGATCGAGGGCATTACCCATTCAATCTGTACGCTGGAATTCGAAGATCATCGTCCTCTCTATGACTGGACCATTGAGCATTGCGAAATGGAGGCGCGTCCGCGTCAATACGAATTCGGCCGGCTCAATTTGACCAATACAGTCATGAGCAAGCGCAAGCTCAAGCAGCTTGTCGACGAAGGCGTCGTAGACGGCTGGGACGATCCCCGCATGCCAACGATCAGCGGACTGCGTCGCAAAGGCTTCACGCCAGAAGCAATCGTCACCTTTTGCCGCGAGATCGGTGTTGCCAGGGCATGTAGCGTCGTTGACGAACAAATGCTGGAGCATTTTATCCGCGAGGATCTGAAGTTGAAGGCGCCGCGCACAATGGCTGTTGTCCGGCCGCTCAAGGTTGTCATCACTAACTATCCGGAAGGACAAGTGGAGTGGCTGGAGGCCGAGAACAACAACGAGAATGAAGCGATGGGTACGCGCCAAATTCCATTCTCCCGTGAGATTTATATCGAGCAGGATGACTTCATGGAGAACCCACCGGCTAAGTATTTCCGTCTGTTCCCAGGCAATGAAGTCCGTCTCAAGCATGCTTACTTCATTAAATGTGAAGAAGTCATCAAAAACGAGTCGGGTGAGGTTGTCGAGCTTCGCTGCACCTATGATGTGGAGACGAAGAGCGGAAGTGGCTTTACCGGACGTAAAGTCAAAGGAACCCTTCATTGGGTGGAGGCCTCTCATGCCGTTCCAGCGGAATTCCGCCACTTTGAACCGCTTATTGCAAGTGAGGCCGAAGGGGATGACAAGTCATTCCTGGAATGCATCAATCCGAATTCGCTGCAAGTACTGGACGGATTTGTCGAGCCGGAGATGAAAAATGCCGCAGCAAGCGACAAGTTCCAGTTCTTCCGTCACGGCTACTATAGCGTAGATCCGAAGTTTACTAACTCCGATCGGCCGGTATTCAACCGGGTTGTGTCGCTGAAAAGCTCTTTCGATCCCTCTAAGGCTTGA
- a CDS encoding transcriptional regulator, MarR family yields the protein MSSSDSHSKSRLQASTAPASAAEQGADASFRLDQQLCFALYACSKEVTRLYRPMLQELGLTYTQYVTLLSLWEEDGVAVKCLGKRLYLDSGTLTPLLKKLEASGFVNRVRDSVDERVLRVFLTEKGAGLREKASSIPERLCEVSSGMKLEELEELRIKVQQLNELIQHHYEEESEDGCH from the coding sequence ATGAGTTCATCCGATTCCCATTCTAAGTCGCGCCTGCAGGCTTCGACTGCTCCAGCCAGTGCGGCTGAGCAGGGAGCGGATGCCTCCTTTCGGCTGGATCAGCAACTTTGCTTCGCCCTCTATGCTTGTTCTAAGGAGGTAACCCGATTATATCGCCCGATGCTGCAGGAGCTTGGCCTCACTTATACGCAGTATGTGACGCTGCTTTCGTTGTGGGAGGAGGACGGGGTTGCGGTTAAATGCTTGGGGAAACGTCTCTATTTGGATTCCGGCACACTAACCCCTTTGCTCAAGAAGCTGGAGGCATCAGGCTTTGTCAACCGGGTTCGTGACAGCGTGGATGAGCGGGTACTGAGGGTGTTCCTGACTGAGAAGGGAGCCGGACTGCGTGAGAAAGCATCAAGCATTCCGGAGCGCCTCTGCGAGGTATCGTCGGGTATGAAGCTAGAGGAGCTTGAAGAGCTTAGGATTAAGGTTCAACAGCTCAACGAACTTATTCAACACCATTATGAGGAGGAATCAGAAGATGGCTGTCATTAA
- a CDS encoding biotin synthase has protein sequence MTNVFKDVTGPPNWDQLADGVLSGTLLTRKEAREILDADELQLLPLLQAAFRIRRHYFGRKVKLNMLLNAKSGLCPEDCGYCSQSIVSNAPIPKYALLDRETLLAGAREAYARGAGTFCIVASGRGPSRSETTRIADIVREITTELPLKVCACLGQLTADQASQLQDAGVKRYNHNLNTSSAYHDQVVTTHSYEERLNTLNRVKQAGMSPCSGVIIGMGESLEDRIDMSYALKELDADSIPVNFLHPIPGTPMAELSPLRPMDGLRMLALLRFVCPDKEIRVAGGRELTLRSLQPLALYAANSIFLGDYLTTSGQEWKKDHEMLEDLGFEVERITPEVSKEWEATLRTIPE, from the coding sequence ATGACAAATGTTTTCAAAGATGTTACTGGACCTCCAAATTGGGATCAATTAGCTGATGGGGTCTTATCCGGAACATTGCTTACTCGAAAGGAAGCAAGAGAGATTCTGGACGCCGATGAGCTGCAATTGCTGCCGCTGCTGCAAGCAGCTTTCCGCATTCGCCGCCATTATTTTGGCCGCAAGGTGAAGCTGAATATGCTTCTGAATGCCAAAAGTGGGCTCTGCCCAGAGGATTGCGGCTACTGCTCTCAATCTATTGTTTCCAACGCCCCGATTCCAAAATACGCACTGCTCGACCGTGAGACGCTGCTTGCCGGAGCACGAGAAGCGTATGCGCGCGGCGCAGGCACCTTCTGTATTGTAGCGTCCGGTCGCGGACCGAGCCGCAGCGAAACGACGCGCATTGCAGACATTGTCCGTGAGATTACGACTGAACTGCCACTCAAAGTATGTGCCTGCCTTGGCCAGCTCACTGCCGATCAGGCAAGCCAGCTGCAGGACGCTGGAGTCAAACGTTACAACCACAACTTGAACACGAGCTCTGCCTATCATGACCAGGTCGTAACTACTCATTCCTACGAGGAACGATTAAATACTCTGAACAGGGTTAAACAAGCTGGCATGTCACCCTGCTCTGGAGTCATCATCGGAATGGGTGAGTCACTGGAGGATCGGATCGACATGTCTTATGCACTTAAAGAGCTGGATGCAGATTCCATTCCGGTGAACTTCCTGCATCCGATTCCCGGCACCCCAATGGCTGAGCTCTCACCCCTCCGTCCGATGGATGGACTGCGTATGCTCGCTTTGCTCCGTTTTGTTTGCCCAGACAAGGAAATTCGTGTGGCCGGAGGCCGGGAGCTAACGCTGCGCTCGTTGCAGCCACTTGCTTTATATGCTGCGAACTCCATCTTTTTGGGCGATTATTTGACCACCTCGGGGCAAGAGTGGAAAAAGGATCATGAGATGCTGGAGGACCTCGGCTTTGAAGTGGAGCGGATTACGCCCGAGGTCAGTAAAGAATGGGAAGCGACCTTGCGCACGATCCCGGAATAA
- a CDS encoding glutathione peroxidase, with protein sequence MAVINDYKLETIKGEAAGLSEYKGKVLLIVNTASKCGLTPQYEGLQALYDQYKEQGLEILGFPSNQFAGQEPGTSSDIEGFCQLNYGVSFPLFAKTDVNGENAHPLFNQLTAAAPFQGFDSSASGQRFAGMFTPEQLQSNDVKWNFTKFLVGRDGEIVARFEPNVLPQDIAGEIEKQL encoded by the coding sequence ATGGCTGTCATTAATGATTACAAGTTGGAAACGATTAAGGGAGAAGCTGCTGGACTGTCCGAATACAAGGGCAAGGTGCTGCTCATCGTCAATACCGCGAGCAAGTGTGGGCTGACACCTCAATATGAAGGACTGCAGGCGTTGTATGATCAATACAAAGAGCAAGGTCTGGAGATTCTCGGTTTTCCGAGCAATCAGTTTGCTGGCCAAGAGCCGGGTACAAGCTCGGATATTGAAGGATTCTGCCAATTGAACTATGGAGTTAGTTTCCCATTGTTCGCCAAAACAGACGTCAACGGCGAAAACGCACATCCGTTGTTCAACCAGTTGACAGCAGCAGCGCCGTTCCAAGGCTTTGATTCCTCGGCCAGCGGCCAGCGTTTTGCAGGCATGTTCACTCCAGAACAATTGCAAAGCAACGATGTAAAATGGAACTTCACCAAATTCCTCGTTGGTCGCGATGGTGAAATCGTCGCCCGCTTCGAGCCTAATGTACTGCCGCAAGACATTGCGGGAGAGATTGAGAAGCAGCTGTAA
- a CDS encoding cardiolipin synthase has protein sequence MIYFQQAYSIFYVLNIVLAIAVIFLERRNIASTWAWLMVLYFLPGVGFVLYLLLGQNLSRRKIFKFKMSQLKNARQRLKTQQRIVEKGLYSFNDPLMTYYQDMVYMNLVSSDALFTQDNEVEVFTDGESKFDSLIRDMEEATHHIHLMYYIIRADKLGKRVLQTLIRKAEEGIEVRLIYDDIGSIRLNKKYLRKLLKSGGQVGAFFPSKIFFINPRLNYRNHRKIVVIDGKIGYVGGFNIGDEYVGKVKRFGFWRDTHLRIQGGAVAQLQGRFLLDWSLASTQPFLTDPLYYPASESGGSVGMQIISSGPDSEWQHIKNGYIKMINSAKMSVMLQTPYFVPDDSLLNALKMAALSGVDVKVMLPSKPDHFFVYWASHSYFGELLSAGVKCYLYENGFLHAKTLVVDGNIASVGTANIDIRSFKLNFEVNAFIYDSGTAMRLQRIFQDDLLHCRELSLEDYDSRSIWNKFKESVSRLLSPIL, from the coding sequence TTGATTTATTTCCAGCAGGCCTATTCCATTTTTTATGTTCTTAATATCGTACTGGCCATTGCGGTCATTTTCTTGGAGCGGCGCAACATCGCCTCGACCTGGGCCTGGTTGATGGTACTTTACTTTCTTCCCGGCGTCGGCTTTGTGCTGTACCTGCTGCTCGGCCAGAATCTGAGCCGGCGCAAAATTTTCAAATTCAAGATGAGCCAGCTCAAAAATGCTCGCCAACGGCTGAAGACGCAGCAACGCATCGTTGAGAAGGGGCTGTATTCCTTTAATGATCCGCTGATGACCTATTATCAGGATATGGTCTACATGAACCTTGTATCCAGCGATGCACTGTTCACGCAGGACAACGAGGTCGAGGTGTTCACGGACGGCGAGAGCAAATTTGATTCTCTGATTAGGGATATGGAAGAGGCTACGCATCATATCCATCTCATGTATTACATCATCCGTGCGGACAAGCTGGGCAAACGAGTCTTGCAAACGCTCATCCGCAAAGCAGAAGAGGGCATCGAGGTGCGCCTGATTTACGATGATATCGGGAGTATTCGGTTGAACAAGAAATATTTGCGCAAGCTGCTCAAATCAGGCGGTCAGGTCGGGGCTTTTTTCCCATCCAAAATCTTCTTCATTAATCCTCGCCTCAACTACCGCAATCATCGAAAAATCGTCGTTATTGACGGGAAGATTGGGTATGTCGGGGGCTTCAATATTGGTGATGAGTATGTCGGCAAGGTGAAGCGCTTCGGCTTTTGGCGGGACACGCATCTGCGCATTCAGGGAGGAGCCGTCGCGCAGTTGCAAGGACGCTTTCTGCTTGATTGGAGCTTAGCCTCCACACAGCCATTCCTGACCGATCCTCTGTATTATCCAGCTTCCGAGTCGGGCGGCAGCGTTGGCATGCAGATTATTTCCAGCGGACCAGATTCGGAGTGGCAGCATATCAAAAACGGATACATCAAGATGATCAATTCCGCCAAAATGTCGGTCATGCTGCAGACACCGTATTTCGTGCCGGACGACAGCCTGCTGAATGCGCTCAAGATGGCGGCGCTATCGGGTGTTGATGTAAAGGTGATGCTGCCGAGCAAGCCCGATCATTTCTTCGTTTATTGGGCGTCCCATTCTTATTTTGGAGAGCTTTTGAGCGCAGGCGTGAAGTGTTACCTGTACGAAAATGGCTTCCTCCATGCCAAAACACTCGTCGTAGACGGGAACATCGCCTCTGTTGGTACAGCCAACATCGATATTCGCAGCTTCAAATTAAACTTTGAAGTTAACGCGTTCATCTATGATTCTGGAACCGCGATGCGGTTGCAGCGCATTTTCCAAGATGATCTGCTGCACTGTAGGGAGCTGTCGCTGGAGGACTACGACTCTCGCTCTATCTGGAACAAATTCAAGGAGTCCGTGAGCCGGCTTCTCTCTCCGATTCTTTGA
- a CDS encoding Membrane protein CcdC involved in cytochrome C biogenesis, whose amino-acid sequence MNLSIQISPFWSLLIPLLGGLAIIMVRVRSTRKPATMRKILIPPLGMATGFLMFVVPETHIPLSWALGAFATGALLFSIPLILTSKMEFVGEDVYLRRSKAFFFLILILLAIRLVLHDVVEQYVSVLQTASIFFLLAFGMLVPWRLAMAYKFRKLHQERSGAAL is encoded by the coding sequence ATGAACCTCTCCATTCAAATTTCGCCGTTCTGGTCCTTGCTAATCCCGCTGCTAGGAGGGCTCGCGATTATCATGGTCCGTGTTCGCTCCACTCGGAAGCCGGCAACCATGCGCAAAATACTTATTCCACCGCTCGGAATGGCTACGGGCTTCCTTATGTTCGTCGTGCCAGAAACACATATTCCGCTCAGTTGGGCACTAGGAGCTTTTGCAACCGGTGCACTGCTGTTTTCTATCCCGCTAATTCTGACCTCTAAGATGGAGTTTGTAGGCGAGGATGTTTATTTACGGCGCTCCAAGGCGTTTTTCTTCCTGATTCTGATCCTGCTGGCAATCCGGCTTGTGCTGCATGATGTGGTGGAGCAGTATGTCTCCGTTCTGCAAACCGCTTCGATATTTTTCTTGCTGGCTTTCGGCATGCTCGTTCCGTGGCGACTTGCCATGGCGTACAAGTTCCGTAAGCTCCATCAGGAGCGTTCCGGTGCGGCTTTGTAA
- a CDS encoding protease I, whose protein sequence is MAKVAFLLGSQFEDSEMQAPYEAIRAEGHETVIIGLKAGEKLQGKQQKVEYTAELGIKDAKPDEYDAVVIPGGSSPEALRNDSSIHSFVQRLDEEGKTIAAICHGPQILISAGLAKGRTLTCYAALRDDLANAGANYVDQEVVVDKNFVTSRMPQDEPAFIRETLKGIQSRSAQSAR, encoded by the coding sequence ATGGCAAAAGTTGCATTTTTGCTCGGATCGCAATTTGAGGACAGCGAGATGCAGGCTCCATATGAAGCAATCCGCGCGGAAGGTCACGAGACGGTGATTATCGGCCTTAAGGCCGGCGAGAAGCTTCAGGGTAAGCAGCAAAAGGTGGAGTATACCGCAGAGCTGGGCATTAAGGATGCCAAGCCGGACGAGTATGATGCGGTAGTTATTCCAGGCGGCTCCTCGCCGGAGGCACTGCGCAATGATTCCAGTATTCATTCTTTCGTGCAGAGACTTGACGAGGAGGGTAAAACGATCGCTGCCATCTGCCACGGACCGCAGATCTTAATCAGTGCTGGGCTGGCCAAGGGCCGCACGTTGACTTGTTATGCGGCGCTCAGAGATGATCTGGCCAATGCCGGAGCGAACTATGTGGACCAAGAGGTAGTCGTGGATAAAAATTTTGTCACCTCCCGCATGCCGCAGGACGAGCCCGCCTTCATCCGCGAAACACTGAAGGGGATTCAATCGCGCTCCGCGCAATCTGCGCGCTGA